The sequence below is a genomic window from Fibrobacter sp. UWB10.
TATCTACATCGTCGGTGGTGCTTTCCACGGCGTTGATGACACGCTGTAAGGCCCTGGAAACCGGGTTGTTTTTCGCAAAATCGTAATCCTCAAACAGTGCCTCGAATACGGGCTTTGTAATCAGATGTTGCGATAGCATTTCTATTGCCTGTTCCTCGTTTACGCCGGGATTCAGGTTCTTTTTCAATGCCGCAAGGAACTTCTCGAACTGCGCTTTGGGCTTGCCGTCCTGGGCAATGAGTTTGCGGATTCGGTCTTCGTGGCGTTTGGCAATATCGGCGACATCCTTCGCCCAGTCTTCCCAGTAGCGGCGGCTTCCAACCTTTTCGACCATCTTGGCATAGATGGCGCCTTGAAGTTCCTGGAATCGCATTTCAATCTGGTCTTGCAATTCCTGCTGGACTTTTCTTTGCTCGGGAGACAGATTTTCAACATCGCTTCCGGGGAGGCCGCTTGCAACACCAATGCGCCCGCCTGTAATGCTTTTGCCCTTTTGCGGGGTGTTGAACTGAATCTTGTTGACCATCGCGTTAAAGCGGTCATCATGGGCGCGCAAGGCGTTCAGGATCTTCCAAACGACCTTGAAACGCTCATTGTTGTTCAGTGCTTCTTCCGGTTTTTCGTTGGATGGGACAATTACCGGGATAATGATATAGCCGTATTTTTTGCCGGGCGCCGTTCGCATCACGCGCCCCACGCTCTGCACCACATCGACTTCGGAATCGCGGGCGCTCAGGAACAGAACGGCATCAAGGCTCGGAACATCCACGCCCTCGCTTAGGCAACGGACATTGTTCAATATGCGGCATTCTCCGTCTTCGATGTCCGCCTTTAACCATGCCAGGCGTTCCTCACGCTGGGTGGCGCCCATGCCGCCATCAATGTGCATTGCCGATACGCGAACGGTTTGCTTTTGCGCTTCGGGTGTTAGGGCTTCGTAATAGGAATCCTTTAATTCGTTGATTTGCGAGACGATTTCCTTAGAAACTTTGATGTTCTGCGAGAACGCCACCGCGCGTTTCATGGGTTGCGGGTCTGTATCTTTCAGCTGGCGGTCATCGACAAGCGTAATCTTAGAGAGCGCGTTAAAACAGCCGATCAGCTTCGCTTCGTCATCGGTGAGCATTTCGCCTGTTTTGGTCGCTAGGGAGAGTTGCAGACTTTCGCTCATCGCGAGCGGGTCAATGGTAAGGACAAGGACCTTATAATCAGATAGAAGTTCCTTGTTGACGGCATCACCGAACCCGATACGATACATTTCTTCGCCGTAAAGTTTCGGATCGTCCATAGAGCATATTTCGACAGAACCCTCTTCAGCCTTCTTTTTACTGGATTCGCTGTAAAGGCGTGGCGTTGCTGTCATGTAGACGCGTTTCTTTGCCCGCAAGAAATCCGGGTCATGAACCTTGACGAAGTTCGAGGCCTCGGCGCCTAATTGGGTTGCGCCTGTGGTGCGGTGCGCCTCGTCACAGATGATCATGTCAAACTGAAAACTGGCGCCTATTTTCTTCTGAGCTTTGGAAATTACATCGATTGACTGGTACGTGCTAAAAACGACCGTCATGCCGCCTTTCTTGTAACGGGCTATTTCCAACTGCTTGACGATGGAGTTCACATCTGTGGATGCTGGCAAAGCAAGGCTTGTGACGCTGTAGCCGTCGCCTTCGTTTTCTCCGCTTATATGGACTTTCTTGGAAACGCCCGTGTCGGAACAGATGCAGATGGGCTTAATCGGCTTTGTTGCATCGGCGGTCCATTCGCGAAGGGTTTGGCCTAAAAGCGCGATAGAGGGGACCAGGAACAGGATTGTTCCCTTGTTGTCGGTTTCCTTTTCGGCTATGCAGAGTGAGGTGTAGGTTTTTCCTGTTCCACATGCCATAATGAGTTTGCCGCGCTCATGCTTCTCGTCCTTGAAATACTCATGGACCTTTGCAATGGCTTCTTTTTGATGGTCACGGGGCTGTTTCTTTTGCACCTGGGCGTTTTCGCCACTGGAGCCCTTATCGAGGCGGTCCCAATCCACCATGGCATTTTCAAGCTCTAAAAGTCCGACGCGGTGGAATTCCGGGTCCTGATTTTCAAGCGAGTTCAACGCCTCTTTATTGAAACCGTGTTCCGTTGTGTCAAGCCATAGGCGGTACGCAAAGTGGACCTTGTTTCCGTCCTTATCTTTGAATGTCTTTCCTGATGTTGCCAGGAATGTATCTACAGCGGGCTTGTCGATGATAGCGTCTGCCTTGTAGCACTTACACTGAATAGCCCAGTAGTTTCCGCCAGTCGTTTCGGCCACAAGGTCGATGCCGACATCCTTGCCGCCAAACTGGTCCTTAGCAAAGAAGTTTTCCCAAAGCCAAACATTCGAAAGACTGCTTGCAAAAATCGGGTCCGTTTGCAAATAGCGTTGCATCAACAGTTCGAACTTGTACCCCTTTTGCTTTTGGGATAGCGAGTCCTGACGATACTTGTCGAGTATGCGGGTGAATGTTGATTTGTAGGCGTTGCTATAATCCATCTTGATTTCGCTTTCGTGCTCCACTCCGGGCATATAACGGATGCCGAGACCACCCGGCGACTTGATCCATTCGGATTCGGGCCACAACTTGAAACTAAGGATAGGGACTCCAAAATCGCCGTTGGACTCCATTGCATCGCCAGTTTCCACTTCGCCGATAATCATGCCGGATCCGTTGGTCTTGCCAAACAAGGTCTTTGCCTTGCGACAAGCCTTTTGGAATGCTTCCTGGGCCGCTTCCTGTTCGCTAGCAGACTGCTTTTTAATGGATTTGCTCAACTGCTTCTGCCAGTATCCGAATTCGGCTTCTAGGTCGTTGTCTGTGGCTGTGTATTGTGATATAGCCACGGCTAGGCGCTTGTTTGCGAATGTCTTTGCATTGGTGCGATATTCGAATGTTTTTACTCCCGTAACGATGAGTTGGGCGAACGGGGATCGAACGACGAAGTACTGAAGCGGCTTGTCCATGTAAAACTCAGTGGTGGATGTTGTACGCCTGAAAATATAGTCATTTAGGAGGCGCCTTGAATTGGTTTTGTGTGTTTGTGGAGCAAACGCTTTGAAGGCGAAATTTGCGTATTTTTGCAAACTTGCAAAGCAAAACCGGGTGACAAATGAGCAAAGTTTTGTTATCTTTGGAGGCACCTCAAAGATGAGGCCGGGCCGTCGTAGCTCAGTTGGATAGAGCAGTTGCCTTCTAAGCAACGGGTCGTGGGTTCGACTCCCGCCGACGGTAGGAAATTGGACGCCAGTCAAGATGACTGGCGCCTTTTTGTATTTAACGGCAAATTTAAAGCGTGCTGTTCGCGTGCTGACCACCCGTGCTGGTGCTTTGCTTTCAAGCCCTTATGGTTTGTGGTGTTGGTTGGATTCATGAATACCCAAAACGTGCTTGACAGAAACCAGCACGCGTGCTATATTCGTGTCATAAAATTGAGCCTTCGCGTGCTGTTTTGGTGGTGCTTAAATGCCGGGAAACCGCATCAACACTGGGAAAATACACGATGATGGCCGAAAAAAACAGCACGCATACTCCACAGAGGACTCCTCAGATTACTCCGCAGAGAAATTGGCGCTTTTGGCTGAAATTTGGCGATTTTGAACGAAAAACGGCAAATTCTATCCAATAGCTGGAACAATTCACAATTGTTCGCGTAGCTCAGTTGGATAGAGCAATTGCCTTCTAAGCAATGGGTCGTGGGTTCGAATCCCGCCTCGAGTATGAATAGCCTAGACACCTTTACGGTGTCTAGGCTATTTATTTTTGTAGGAGGGAGCGAACCCGAAGGGTTCGACCTCTGCGTAAGGCGAACGCAACGACCGAGTTTGCTCGGGCAATGCTGAGCCGAAGCCGGAGCTTCTCCGCAAAGCGGAGAAGCATCCCGCCGAGAAAGCGCCTTTGCCGAGCAGACTCCCGCCGTTAAGAATCAAAAAAATCATACACAAAAAAAACGTCCGGTTCACAGAACCGGACGTCCATAAGGAGATATTTGGCCGATTACATCATGCCGCCCATGCCCATGGACGGATCCATGGCAGGAGCTGCCGGCTTCGGTTCCTTCTTTTCGGCGATCACGCAGTCAGTCGTGAGGATCATCGAAGCGATAGAAGCGGCGTTCTTGAGGGCCGTACGAGTCACCTTGGCCGGGTCAATCACACCAGCCTTGATGAGGTCTTCGTAGGTGTCAGTCTTCGCATTGTAACCGAAGCTGTCCTTGCCTTCCTTCACCTTGTTCACCACGACAGAGCCTTCGAGGCCTGCGTTCTGGACAATCTGACGGAGAGGTTCTTCAATAGCGCGGCGGATGATAGCGGCACCAGTCTTCTGGTCGGCGTTATCAAACTTGAGGGAATCGATGGCCTTTTCGGCGCGGATGAGGGCAACGCCACCACCCGGAACGATACCTTCTTCGACGGCGGCGCGGGTTGCGTGCATAGCGTCGTCGACGCGGTCCTTCTTTTCCTTCATTTCAACTTCAGTAGCAGCACCGACCTTGATCACAGCTACGCCGCCAGCGAGCTTGGCCAAGCGTTCCTGAAGCTTTTCGCGGTCGTAGTCGCTCGTGGTAGCTTCGATCTGCTTCTTAATCTGACCGATACGGGCCTTGATAGAAGCGGCGTCGCCAGCACCTTCGACGATCGTGGTGTTGTCCTTCGTGATAGTGATAGACTTGGCCTGGCCGAGCACGGTCACCGGAGCGTCTTCGAGCTTGGCGCCAGTGTCTTCGGAAACCAGCATACCGCCAGTGAGGATAGCGATGTCTTCGAGCATTGCCTTACGACGGTCGCCGAAGCCCGGAGCCTTAACGGCTGCGACCTTCAGGGTGCCGCGCATCTTGTTCACAACGAGCGTTGCAAGTGCTTCGCCATCGACGTCTTCGGCGATGATGAGGAGAGACTTGCCCTGCTTAGCAACGTGTTCGAGCATCGGCAGCAAATCCTTCATGGTAGAAATCTTCTTGTCGTACAACAGGATGTACGGGTTTTCGAGGGCCACTTCCATGCTGTCCGTGTTGGTGACGAAGTACGGAGAGAGGTAGCCGCGGTCGAACTGCATACCTTCGACAACGTCGAGAATGGTTTCAGCAGTCTTGGATTCTTCGATGGTGATCACACCGTCGTTACCGACCTTTTCCATAGCGTTGGCGAGGAGTTCGCCAATTTCGGGGTCGTTGTTAGCAGAAATCGTTGCGACCTGGGCAATGTGTTCCTTGCCGTTGATCTTCACGGCCATCTTGCCGATTTCCTTAATCACGGCTTCGACAGCAGCGTCCATACCGCGCTTGATGTCCATCGGATTTGCGCCGGCGGCAACGTTCTTGAGGCCTTCGCGAGTGATAGCCTGAGCGAGCACGGTAGCAGTGGTGGTACCGTCACCAGCTGCGTCAGAAGTCTTGTTGGCGACCTCCTTGGCCATCTGGGCGCCGAGGTTTTCGTAGGCGTCTTCCAGTTCCACTTCCTTAGCGACAGACACGCCGTCCTTGGTGACGTTCGGGGCACCGAAGGCCTTTGCGATCATCACGTTACGGCCCTTAGGACCGAGAGTGACCTTCACTGCGTTGGCGAGTTTGTCCACACCCTTCATCAGGGATTCGCGAGCTGCTACATCAAACTTAAGTTGCTTTGCCATTTTGTTTTTCCTTTTTTATTAAAACCTTTTGTTGCGCTATTACAGAGTAGCGATGACGTCGGATTCCTTCACGATCAGGTAGTTTTCGCCATCAACGGTGACTTCAGTACCGCTGTACTTGCCGTAAAGCACCACGTCGCCGACCTTGACTTCCATGGCAACGAGGTCGCCCTTTTCGTTCTTGCGACCCGGGCCCACGGCCACGACCTTACCCTGCATCGGCTTTTCCTTGGCGTTGTCCGGGATAAAGAGACCCGAGGAGGTCTTCTGTTCGGCTTCTGCCGGCTTGACGACGATTCGATCTGCAAGAGGCTTAATCATTTTCACTTTTCCTTTTTTGTGGGCTTTTGCGCCCTGATTGAACTTTTTAGTCCAAGCTGGACTATTTTTTTTGTTTCGCCCTAGAGTAAGCAATTTCTGTGCCAAGTTCTATTGGTGGGCGATTTGTGTCTGTTTTGGTCTTATTAGACAATTCGTAGTATCGTTTTGAAACGTTTTTGGCGGCGTTTAAGGCTTTAAGGAGCTTGTGTTTTAATTTGAAACAAGGTGCTTTGCTTGTGACGGGCTTGCGGGCGATTCCGTAATTTTCCACACTTGACGGCATTAGTGAAAAAATGTAGACTTTTTATTTTTATTACAATTTTTAAAAATGCCAAATTGTCTAGAAAATTTTTAAAATAATGTGGACTTTTTATAGATTTTTTGATTATATTTAGAAAAGGAATTGCTGTAGAGTCTTGTTGTCTAAAGACTACAAATAAGAATAATTTGCGTTCTGTTTTGAACTTTTAGAAATAGATTAGCAGTAAGGCCATAGAAAATGGAGTTTATATGGGTATTGGTTTAAAAACATCGACGATTTTTGCAGGAGTCGTGCTGGCGTTTGGGCTTGCATCTCCGGCTTTTTCTGCTAACCGCCAGATGGAAAATCTTTCGCGCGGTCTTGCTGTCACGAACACGGGCAAGGGTATGCTCGTGAGTTGGCGCCTTTTGGGTACCGACGCTCCGGACGTGGAGTTCAATCTCTATCGTGATGGCGAGAAAATTGCTTCCGTTGGTAAGACGGGTGGCACGAACTACCTGGACGCCGCCGGCAAGACAACTTCCAAATATACGGTCGCGGCAGTAGTTGGCGGCAAGGAAGGTGCCAAGCAGGGTGTTTCCGTGGTGCTCGACAAGACGGTCTCCAACAGCGGAAAGTCTTTCCCGTATAAGACGATTAAACTGGAAGTCCCCGCGGCACAGACGATGCCCGACGGCGAAAAATGCACGTACACTCCGAACGATGTGAGTACGGCCGACCTCGACGGCGACGGCGAATACGAACTGATTTTGAAATGGGATCCGTCTAACGCTCACGACAACTCGCAGACGGGCTATACGGGTACGGTATTCATCGATGCCTACAAGCTCGACGGTACGCGCCTTTGGCGTATTGACCTCGGTAAGAATATTCGCGCGGGCGCACACTACACGCAGTTCCAGGTCTTTGATTACGATGGCGACGGCAAGGCCGAGATGATCGTGAAGACTGCCGACGGCACGATTGACGGTACGGGCAAGGCGATTGGCGACAAGTCGAAGGATTACCGCGACGCGAGTGGTACGATTCTTAAAGGTCCTGAATACCTGACTGTTTTCCGTGGCGTAGACGGTGCCGCGATTTCGACCGTTACGTACGAACCGAGCCGTGATATTAACCAGCACGTGAAGGGCAAGGATGCCCATGGCTACTGGGGCGATAACTACGGCAACCGCTGTGAACGCTACTTGGCTGCAACGGGTTATCTGGACGGAGTGCACCCGAGTGCAATCTTTGCACGTGGCTACTACAGTTCCTCCTATGTGGCGGCCTATGATTTTGACGGTAAGGACTTGAAGCTCCGCTGGCTCCACAAGTCGGAATATCCGGGCCAAGGCCTGTACGGCGAAGGAAACCACAGCCTTCAGGCGGTGGACCTTGACGGTGACGGCTACGACGAAATCTTTTTCGGGGCTGCGGCCTTGAACCACGATGGAACGCTGCGTTACCGCACGGGCCTCGGTCATGGCGATGCCCATCACATCGGTGATCTGGATCCGGATCTTCCGGGGCTTGAATCCTGGGACGTGCACGAACACAAGGATGCCCAGTACACCGAAGAAATGCGTGCCAATGATGGCAAGATTATTTGGGGCACTCCGCAGCCATCTGCCGAAGGTGTCGATAATGGCCGTGGCATGGCGGCGGACGTTGATTCTGAATATCGTGGCTATGAAATGTGGTCTGCAAAGGGCGGTGGAATGAAAACCGCCAAGGGCAAACTCATTGGAACGCCTGCAGTGTCTCAGAACTTCCGCATTTATTTTGATGGCGATGAGTATGACGAACTCTTGGACGGCGCTTTTGTGACCAAGTTCAATTCTACGTCGAAAAAATCCGAAACTTATTTCGATGGTCCATCTGCCCTCGGTGTTACCGGTTGCAATGGCACCAAGAATACCCCGAGCCTTGTGGCCGACCTCTTTGGCGACTGGCGCGAAGAAATGGTAGTGCGTAGCGAAAAGGATCCGACGTTGCTGTACATCGTTTCGACCCCGGTAGAAAGCAAACTTCGTGTCTACACGCTGATGCACGATGCCACCTACCGCACGGCGGTTGCGTCTCAAAATACGGCCTATAACCAGCCGTCGCACCTGGGCTACTACTTGCCCGACATGGTAAAGTCGCTCAAGCAGCCGAGCATCTTCGTAGTGGGCGAGGACCCGACTCCTGCCGACACGACCCCGGTGGTGAACAACGGAAAGTCCGAACTGGATGCCTCTACCCCGAAGGATGGCAAGGGCTGGACTCAGAGCGAAAACGAAGGCTTCCTCAAGAACGGCTACTATAACTTTGACAATGCGCTTTCGAGCTACGGCACTTGGGAAATCTTCTCGAAGACCGAGGCAAAGACCACGCTTACGGTGCGCTTCACGAACGGTGGGAGTACTTCCCGCAATATGGCGGTTACCGTGAACGGTGCTTCTGCCGGCACGATTAGCTTCCCCTCGACAGATGCCTCCTGGACGACTTATTCCGAGGCGAAGATCGACGTGAAAATTGTCGCTGGCGTGAATACGATTACGTTTACCTCGATGACAAGTGACGGCGGCCCGAACTTTGACATGTTCACTTTCGGTATCGACGGTGTAGAACTCTATGATGGTACGCAGAAGATTGATAATCCGACTGCACTTGCGGTAATTCCGTTCAAGAATGGAGTCTCCTTCAATCCTTCTACGGGCGTGCTCTTTACACCCAAGGCTGGCTTTGCGGAAGTCTACTTCTACGATATGTCCGGCGCAATGCGCATGGGGGTGTCGCGGAACGTGAATGCAGGCTCTACGACGATTTCGCTTGACCGCGAAATGCTTCCGAAGGGAACTTATCTCGTTAAGGTAATGCTTGACGGAAAGGCTGTTTCGACGAAGAAATTCTCGAAGCTATAAACACCTCACTGCCTAGCCTTGGTCTTTCGAATGTTGGACCGGGGCTAGGCGATTTTTGATTTTGGTTATGAAGATGTTTAATAAAATCTGGCAATCTGCCGTAATCGCATCGATGGTCGTCGCTCCGCTCACATGGTCGGCAGTGGCTATCTACATGTGTGGTGACTCCACCATGCAGGACTGGGCCGAGGGTTACTACCCCAAGCAGGGGCAGGGCCAGGATTTCCATTTTTGGTTTGATCCGACCAAGGCTACGGTCGTGAATCGCGGCCAGGGTGGCATGTCGCTCGGTGGCGGCGGTCTTGACAAGAAGGGTAATACCGCTGTCGGCTATTACGACATGTTCTTCAAGAAAGGTTGCTCCAATGGCAACTGCATCGCTGAAAAACTCAAGGCGGGCGACTACGTCGTGATCCAGTTCGGTATTAACGACGTGAACTACAGTACCGAAGATTTCTTTGCTTCGAACATGAAAAAGATGGTGAGCGATGTCCGCGCGAAGGGCGCTTACCCGATTATTATGAGCCCGATTCGTCGTAAGTATTACGATTCTCCGACGCAGATTCATAACAGCTACCGCGGCTACCCGGCGCTCAATAAGAGCCTCGCCGAAGAACTCAACGTGCCGTTTATCGACATGAGCGAAATGGTCGCGAACTACATGATTTCTGTGGGTGAACGCTATGCGGAACAGTATGTCTTCAATTATGCGACCAAGTCTGAATACAGCAACTTGGGAAGCGACCAGACTGACGCCGTGCATTTGCAGATGAACGGTGCGAACGCTTTCGGTCGAATCATTACCGAGCAGATGCGCGCCCACAGTGACCCGATTGTGAAAAAACTCGGTGACTATATGGCGCCCATGTACCAGGTCGAAGTCAAGGTGAGTCCCGAAGGTGCTGCCGAAGCGACTTCGATTAACGCCTATTACCCGAAGGGCATGACCGTGATGCTCAAGACTATTCCGAAGAGCGGCAAGAAGTTCTTGGGCTGGTACGATGGCAACGGCAACAAAGTGGGTGCCCCGAGCCGTTCGAACGTGAAGTCTCCTTACATTCATACGTTCGTGATGGGTAGTGCCTCGACGCAGTTCACGGCGGTTTACGAGGGCGGAACGGCGCAGAAATATACCGGCGATGGTGCTGCGTTAACTGCGTTCCCGACCACGACTCCGAAGAGCCTTGACGATGTGACCTTTGTTCCGTTTACCCCGATTGAAGGCAGCAC
It includes:
- a CDS encoding type ISP restriction/modification enzyme, whose product is MDKPLQYFVVRSPFAQLIVTGVKTFEYRTNAKTFANKRLAVAISQYTATDNDLEAEFGYWQKQLSKSIKKQSASEQEAAQEAFQKACRKAKTLFGKTNGSGMIIGEVETGDAMESNGDFGVPILSFKLWPESEWIKSPGGLGIRYMPGVEHESEIKMDYSNAYKSTFTRILDKYRQDSLSQKQKGYKFELLMQRYLQTDPIFASSLSNVWLWENFFAKDQFGGKDVGIDLVAETTGGNYWAIQCKCYKADAIIDKPAVDTFLATSGKTFKDKDGNKVHFAYRLWLDTTEHGFNKEALNSLENQDPEFHRVGLLELENAMVDWDRLDKGSSGENAQVQKKQPRDHQKEAIAKVHEYFKDEKHERGKLIMACGTGKTYTSLCIAEKETDNKGTILFLVPSIALLGQTLREWTADATKPIKPICICSDTGVSKKVHISGENEGDGYSVTSLALPASTDVNSIVKQLEIARYKKGGMTVVFSTYQSIDVISKAQKKIGASFQFDMIICDEAHRTTGATQLGAEASNFVKVHDPDFLRAKKRVYMTATPRLYSESSKKKAEEGSVEICSMDDPKLYGEEMYRIGFGDAVNKELLSDYKVLVLTIDPLAMSESLQLSLATKTGEMLTDDEAKLIGCFNALSKITLVDDRQLKDTDPQPMKRAVAFSQNIKVSKEIVSQINELKDSYYEALTPEAQKQTVRVSAMHIDGGMGATQREERLAWLKADIEDGECRILNNVRCLSEGVDVPSLDAVLFLSARDSEVDVVQSVGRVMRTAPGKKYGYIIIPVIVPSNEKPEEALNNNERFKVVWKILNALRAHDDRFNAMVNKIQFNTPQKGKSITGGRIGVASGLPGSDVENLSPEQRKVQQELQDQIEMRFQELQGAIYAKMVEKVGSRRYWEDWAKDVADIAKRHEDRIRKLIAQDGKPKAQFEKFLAALKKNLNPGVNEEQAIEMLSQHLITKPVFEALFEDYDFAKNNPVSRALQRVINAVESTTDDVDKSSLEKFYQSVKLRAEGVESAEGKQKIIIELYDKFFKSALPKTVEKLGIVYTPVECVDFILHSVDDVLKQEFGRRLTDENVNIIDPFAGTGTFMTRLIQSGLISKKDLERKFTKELKTNEIVLLAYYIASVNIENAYHDVMGASDYTPFEGICLTDSFQLGEKDYQEDLNDEVFPVNGPRARAQKKVPIQVVIGNPPYSVGQKSANDNAQNQKYPDLDSRIDLKYAQNSTATNKNSLYDSYIKAFRWATDRLDPKNGGVIGFITNGSWIDGNAMDGFRKSLENEFSKIYVFNLRGNQRTSGELSRKEGGKIFGSGSRTPVAITILIKQPTETKKAVIKYYDIGDYLSREDKLKIVKDTESITHLEMTVLHPNEHGDWINLRNESFGKWTPIGDKDDKANSKTWFLPVYSRGLATARDAWCYNYSEAKLERQLKKSINFYNEQRLNFVKERELKPKLTAKEFVTYDVTKLSWNRGILNYCERNKPIDFEDNSKRTSCYRPFCKQNGYFNVAMNDMTYQLDKLFPTREHQNLVICTTSPGDKNFTALITDCIPDLHLAATTQCFPLYYYEEPKTTGQTDIFASNEKYVRKDAISDYILKQARTQYNDPKIRKEDVFYYIYGFLHCEEYRTEFSTDLTKMLPRIPLVDTADDFWAFSKAGHKLADIHLNYEQAEPYKALIVSASQVASELPMFSGMAADVKGFYSAEAPETLYKVRQMRFAKKAGYDSKGKPKNVDDKTRIIYNDKIAIASIPEEAYEYVVNGKSAIEWIMERYAITTDKASGIVNDPNDWALEHNDPKYIFNLVLRIITVSLETMKIVKGLPKVKF
- the groES gene encoding co-chaperone GroES translates to MIKPLADRIVVKPAEAEQKTSSGLFIPDNAKEKPMQGKVVAVGPGRKNEKGDLVAMEVKVGDVVLYGKYSGTEVTVDGENYLIVKESDVIATL
- a CDS encoding T9SS type A sorting domain-containing protein, whose amino-acid sequence is MGIGLKTSTIFAGVVLAFGLASPAFSANRQMENLSRGLAVTNTGKGMLVSWRLLGTDAPDVEFNLYRDGEKIASVGKTGGTNYLDAAGKTTSKYTVAAVVGGKEGAKQGVSVVLDKTVSNSGKSFPYKTIKLEVPAAQTMPDGEKCTYTPNDVSTADLDGDGEYELILKWDPSNAHDNSQTGYTGTVFIDAYKLDGTRLWRIDLGKNIRAGAHYTQFQVFDYDGDGKAEMIVKTADGTIDGTGKAIGDKSKDYRDASGTILKGPEYLTVFRGVDGAAISTVTYEPSRDINQHVKGKDAHGYWGDNYGNRCERYLAATGYLDGVHPSAIFARGYYSSSYVAAYDFDGKDLKLRWLHKSEYPGQGLYGEGNHSLQAVDLDGDGYDEIFFGAAALNHDGTLRYRTGLGHGDAHHIGDLDPDLPGLESWDVHEHKDAQYTEEMRANDGKIIWGTPQPSAEGVDNGRGMAADVDSEYRGYEMWSAKGGGMKTAKGKLIGTPAVSQNFRIYFDGDEYDELLDGAFVTKFNSTSKKSETYFDGPSALGVTGCNGTKNTPSLVADLFGDWREEMVVRSEKDPTLLYIVSTPVESKLRVYTLMHDATYRTAVASQNTAYNQPSHLGYYLPDMVKSLKQPSIFVVGEDPTPADTTPVVNNGKSELDASTPKDGKGWTQSENEGFLKNGYYNFDNALSSYGTWEIFSKTEAKTTLTVRFTNGGSTSRNMAVTVNGASAGTISFPSTDASWTTYSEAKIDVKIVAGVNTITFTSMTSDGGPNFDMFTFGIDGVELYDGTQKIDNPTALAVIPFKNGVSFNPSTGVLFTPKAGFAEVYFYDMSGAMRMGVSRNVNAGSTTISLDREMLPKGTYLVKVMLDGKAVSTKKFSKL
- the groL gene encoding chaperonin GroEL (60 kDa chaperone family; promotes refolding of misfolded polypeptides especially under stressful conditions; forms two stacked rings of heptamers to form a barrel-shaped 14mer; ends can be capped by GroES; misfolded proteins enter the barrel where they are refolded when GroES binds): MAKQLKFDVAARESLMKGVDKLANAVKVTLGPKGRNVMIAKAFGAPNVTKDGVSVAKEVELEDAYENLGAQMAKEVANKTSDAAGDGTTTATVLAQAITREGLKNVAAGANPMDIKRGMDAAVEAVIKEIGKMAVKINGKEHIAQVATISANNDPEIGELLANAMEKVGNDGVITIEESKTAETILDVVEGMQFDRGYLSPYFVTNTDSMEVALENPYILLYDKKISTMKDLLPMLEHVAKQGKSLLIIAEDVDGEALATLVVNKMRGTLKVAAVKAPGFGDRRKAMLEDIAILTGGMLVSEDTGAKLEDAPVTVLGQAKSITITKDNTTIVEGAGDAASIKARIGQIKKQIEATTSDYDREKLQERLAKLAGGVAVIKVGAATEVEMKEKKDRVDDAMHATRAAVEEGIVPGGGVALIRAEKAIDSLKFDNADQKTGAAIIRRAIEEPLRQIVQNAGLEGSVVVNKVKEGKDSFGYNAKTDTYEDLIKAGVIDPAKVTRTALKNAASIASMILTTDCVIAEKKEPKPAAPAMDPSMGMGGMM
- a CDS encoding GDSL-type esterase/lipase family protein, which gives rise to MKMFNKIWQSAVIASMVVAPLTWSAVAIYMCGDSTMQDWAEGYYPKQGQGQDFHFWFDPTKATVVNRGQGGMSLGGGGLDKKGNTAVGYYDMFFKKGCSNGNCIAEKLKAGDYVVIQFGINDVNYSTEDFFASNMKKMVSDVRAKGAYPIIMSPIRRKYYDSPTQIHNSYRGYPALNKSLAEELNVPFIDMSEMVANYMISVGERYAEQYVFNYATKSEYSNLGSDQTDAVHLQMNGANAFGRIITEQMRAHSDPIVKKLGDYMAPMYQVEVKVSPEGAAEATSINAYYPKGMTVMLKTIPKSGKKFLGWYDGNGNKVGAPSRSNVKSPYIHTFVMGSASTQFTAVYEGGTAQKYTGDGAALTAFPTTTPKSLDDVTFVPFTPIEGSTQDTVKIDKDIKKFFDASTPDTAGIGWTQNEWTGFTGEGYYNLDNTNASFAAYKVKFPGAGYVTLAVRYANGGSSDRMFNAYLDHDYLVSAPPTGGWDKWDTAYVVMDAPQGEAELKIMSLTSDGAPNLDAFGFSIDGVCRVSEGCEEQDTSKTAIAMASTQVAFAQLNGNVLKINGSNARIDVFDMRGRLMARKIAGGEVDLSNLVKANGLYRVMVRQGSAKYATTWAKVR